A region of Methanomicrobium sp. W14 DNA encodes the following proteins:
- a CDS encoding HEAT repeat domain-containing protein, with protein sequence MEKSALEKVKEISRRGAKQPDSVTKNDLLFIEKCLTGNDPEIIAGALWAVGQIGISKPEIVQSHLETAFCHLKNKSSKVRENALFAIGRTGRAKTKTISQRLEDIINMHRDDEPKVRMSMIWCCENIANTNPVLFKEYITVFESLLDDPDEKYVRSEAPEIFRVIGKYNPELVKNSLPKLKEKLNDPCRVTRIHSAGAIRVIEKNMTGGLKH encoded by the coding sequence ATGGAAAAATCCGCACTGGAAAAAGTAAAGGAAATATCCCGCAGAGGAGCTAAACAGCCCGATTCAGTAACAAAAAACGATTTATTATTCATTGAAAAATGTTTAACAGGAAATGATCCGGAAATTATCGCAGGAGCCCTGTGGGCCGTCGGACAGATAGGTATCAGTAAACCAGAGATTGTGCAAAGCCACCTTGAGACGGCCTTTTGTCACCTGAAAAACAAATCTTCCAAAGTCCGGGAGAACGCCCTGTTTGCCATAGGAAGAACAGGAAGAGCAAAAACTAAAACAATTTCGCAACGACTGGAAGATATTATAAACATGCATAGAGATGATGAGCCAAAGGTTCGCATGTCAATGATCTGGTGTTGTGAAAATATTGCAAATACAAATCCCGTTTTGTTTAAAGAGTACATCACTGTCTTTGAAAGTCTGCTGGATGACCCTGATGAAAAATATGTAAGAAGTGAAGCACCCGAGATATTCAGGGTTATCGGAAAATACAACCCTGAACTTGTAAAGAATTCACTGCCAAAACTAAAAGAGAAGCTTAACGACCCCTGCAGAGTCACCCGCATCCATTCTGCCGGAGCAATAAGGGTTATAGAAAAAAACATGACAGGTGGCCTTAAACATTAA
- the ftsZ gene encoding cell division protein FtsZ — translation MQSIINEALKHAESEQIERRTGVIGEEDFIGQPRIVIVGCGGAGNNTVNRLYHMKVNGAETIAVNTDKQHLEMIQADKRVLVGKSLTKGLGAGGFPDVGKRAAEMARTTLEGLLQDADLVFITAGMGGGTGTGVAPVVAQIAKEQGAIVVGMVSYPFQVEKARLMRAEEGLEALSNAADSVIVLDNNRLMTFVPNLPLGQAFSVMDQLIAETVKGISETITEPSLINIDYADVRAIMSKGGVAVMLVGESKQQNKSESVVHECLNHPLLDIDYRGATGSLIHITGGSDLTLADAEEIASTLTYELDAHADVIWGARINSEFEGKVRVMAIMTGVKSAQVIGRNSATASMSRSEIAQGPFERNNSRHNNVLGSSARRATPEQTSGGLIDFIR, via the coding sequence ATGCAAAGTATTATCAACGAGGCTTTAAAGCACGCAGAATCTGAACAAATTGAAAGGAGAACAGGGGTTATTGGAGAGGAAGACTTCATAGGTCAGCCGAGAATTGTTATTGTCGGGTGCGGGGGAGCAGGCAACAACACTGTGAACCGTCTGTACCACATGAAGGTCAACGGTGCCGAGACAATAGCCGTAAATACAGACAAGCAGCACCTGGAGATGATCCAGGCTGACAAAAGGGTTCTTGTCGGCAAGTCCCTTACAAAGGGACTTGGTGCGGGAGGTTTCCCGGATGTCGGAAAACGTGCTGCAGAAATGGCAAGGACAACTCTTGAAGGTCTTTTGCAGGATGCAGACCTTGTATTTATTACAGCCGGCATGGGCGGCGGAACAGGTACAGGTGTTGCACCGGTTGTAGCCCAGATTGCAAAGGAGCAGGGGGCAATTGTTGTAGGGATGGTAAGTTATCCGTTCCAGGTGGAAAAAGCACGTCTCATGCGTGCAGAAGAGGGACTGGAAGCACTGTCCAATGCGGCTGATTCGGTAATTGTACTGGACAACAACCGTCTTATGACATTTGTGCCCAACCTTCCTCTCGGGCAGGCGTTCTCGGTTATGGACCAGCTAATCGCAGAGACTGTAAAAGGCATATCTGAGACGATAACCGAGCCGTCACTGATTAACATCGATTACGCTGACGTTCGTGCAATAATGAGCAAAGGCGGAGTCGCAGTAATGCTTGTCGGAGAGTCAAAACAGCAGAACAAATCCGAAAGTGTCGTTCACGAGTGTCTCAACCACCCGCTTCTTGATATCGACTACCGCGGCGCAACAGGAAGCCTGATTCACATCACAGGAGGAAGCGACCTGACACTCGCTGATGCAGAAGAAATTGCAAGTACACTTACCTATGAACTTGACGCGCATGCCGATGTTATCTGGGGAGCACGCATAAACAGCGAATTCGAGGGAAAAGTAAGAGTCATGGCAATTATGACAGGTGTAAAAAGTGCGCAGGTCATCGGGCGCAATAGCGCTACAGCCAGCATGTCAAGGTCTGAAATCGCCCAGGGCCCGTTTGAAAGAAATAATTCACGTCACAACAACGTTCTCGGTTCTTCTGCAAGAAGGGCTACACCTGAACAGACAAGCGGTGGTCTTATAGATTTCATCCGCTAA
- a CDS encoding type II toxin-antitoxin system ParD family antitoxin — MMERVTIRLPSQQVAMLEKLVEAGEFPTVSEAIRYSVRELIGKHANRVIRDSEQISFEM, encoded by the coding sequence ATGATGGAGCGAGTTACAATCAGATTACCTTCACAGCAGGTTGCAATGCTTGAAAAACTGGTGGAGGCTGGAGAATTCCCCACAGTATCTGAAGCAATAAGATACTCTGTTAGAGAACTCATCGGAAAACACGCAAACAGGGTAATCAGAGACAGTGAACAGATTTCCTTTGAGATGTAA
- a CDS encoding histidinol-phosphate transaminase, whose translation MGRYFPRKVCHGGASQLHEELNSGGILDFSANLNPFPPVFDWNPDISSASFYPDDSYYKLKKKIANKFGCHEDEICVGNGSIEVIRSFFYAVIENGDLVRTDPHTFGEYALSVKLAGGICSSDSIKKAKVRVICNPNNPTGDLLCLKDLQNIADDIKLSGGMLFVDEAFNELAEGAESMIGKGFSNVFVSRSFTKSFSVPGLRIGFGFGDPSLIEKMEVIRPPWTLNSFAENFAYNALDHYDELLESRSLIKRERNWLYEKFDEIGISYNESCTNFILLDISRNAGDFTRDMLKRGVFIRDCTSFGLPGSVRVAVRTREENEVLVEALKKCWL comes from the coding sequence TTGGGACGCTATTTTCCCCGTAAAGTGTGTCACGGCGGAGCATCGCAGCTTCATGAAGAGTTAAACAGTGGAGGTATACTGGATTTTAGTGCCAATTTGAATCCTTTTCCCCCTGTGTTTGACTGGAATCCGGATATTTCATCTGCTTCTTTTTATCCGGATGATTCATATTATAAACTGAAAAAGAAAATTGCAAATAAATTTGGTTGCCACGAGGATGAAATCTGCGTAGGAAACGGGTCTATAGAGGTTATAAGGTCTTTTTTCTATGCTGTAATTGAAAATGGTGATCTTGTCAGGACAGATCCTCATACGTTTGGTGAGTATGCTCTTTCGGTGAAACTTGCAGGCGGGATATGTTCGTCTGATAGTATAAAAAAAGCAAAAGTCCGGGTCATATGTAATCCCAATAATCCCACGGGGGATTTGCTCTGCTTAAAAGACCTTCAGAATATTGCAGATGATATAAAATTATCCGGAGGCATGCTCTTTGTTGATGAAGCCTTCAACGAACTTGCAGAAGGTGCAGAATCCATGATTGGAAAAGGATTTTCAAATGTTTTTGTCAGCAGGTCGTTTACAAAATCTTTTTCCGTTCCTGGTCTAAGGATTGGTTTTGGTTTCGGTGACCCTTCACTCATAGAAAAAATGGAAGTTATCAGACCGCCCTGGACCCTTAATTCATTTGCCGAGAATTTTGCATATAATGCTCTTGATCATTATGATGAGCTTTTAGAATCCCGCTCACTGATAAAAAGGGAAAGAAACTGGCTCTATGAAAAGTTTGATGAAATCGGAATCAGTTATAATGAATCATGCACGAATTTCATCCTTCTGGATATATCCAGAAATGCAGGTGATTTTACACGTGATATGCTTAAGAGAGGAGTTTTCATACGTGACTGTACTTCTTTTGGTCTTCCCGGGTCAGTGAGGGTTGCTGTAAGGACGAGAGAAGAGAATGAGGTTCTTGTGGAGGCTTTGAAAAAGTGCTGGCTTTAA
- a CDS encoding NTP transferase domain-containing protein, producing the protein MLALIMAGGLGTRMNLGEKPLVTVLGRPMISYVISAFMDAGYEILVVVSQNVPMTRNWCRANNIDFYQSKGNGYIEDLVDCITEIGVTTPFFTCVADVPGIRSVDIERIRDLYEKSDLPACSVWVPKIYFSENNCKCSYYETVDGVVCCPAGVNVLDGKNIAGEQEELKVLLDEPALAFNVNTREELLQAENYFKKVTI; encoded by the coding sequence GTGCTGGCTTTAATCATGGCCGGAGGTCTTGGGACCCGGATGAATCTTGGTGAAAAGCCTCTTGTCACTGTTCTTGGGAGACCTATGATATCATATGTCATATCAGCCTTCATGGATGCAGGTTATGAAATCCTTGTAGTAGTTTCGCAAAATGTGCCTATGACAAGGAACTGGTGCAGGGCCAACAATATTGATTTTTACCAGTCGAAGGGAAACGGGTATATTGAAGACCTTGTTGACTGTATAACTGAGATTGGCGTCACTACCCCTTTTTTTACATGTGTTGCTGATGTTCCGGGGATAAGGTCCGTTGATATTGAAAGAATCCGTGACCTTTACGAAAAATCAGATCTGCCGGCGTGTTCCGTATGGGTTCCGAAGATTTATTTCAGTGAAAACAACTGCAAGTGCAGCTATTATGAGACAGTGGACGGTGTTGTGTGCTGTCCTGCGGGGGTAAATGTTCTGGACGGGAAAAACATAGCTGGTGAGCAGGAAGAGCTTAAGGTTCTTCTTGATGAGCCTGCACTTGCCTTCAATGTCAATACCCGTGAAGAATTGTTGCAGGCTGAAAATTATTTTAAAAAAGTTACGATCTGA
- a CDS encoding transcriptional regulator produces the protein MTDNVILLEPGDERAIKIGKAMASQTANDILSLLKNGELTLTEISENLNQPLTTIKYHVENLLEAGLIEVKRIKYSEKGREVKVYSVCDQVVIVSAGGKDIRQILMKYASVFGLFIIATLVIAAVSSSLLSGSGYFETSQPQGGLSPQDSVQHDFGAENEDCQYFAATDVTANNNTTSSQKNISSEGSTKSAGAAFGTETVQNETFQEKMTPCEDENNLSNIILQNTKEREGFDENILLISFFAGGCAILLVLMAYESYIWRKEKKYWNNFKKRE, from the coding sequence ATGACAGACAACGTAATTTTGCTTGAACCTGGCGATGAGAGGGCAATAAAAATAGGCAAAGCCATGGCCAGCCAGACAGCAAATGACATTCTGTCTCTTTTGAAAAACGGGGAACTGACCCTTACTGAGATCTCAGAAAATCTGAATCAGCCCCTGACAACAATAAAATACCATGTAGAAAATCTCCTTGAAGCAGGACTTATAGAAGTAAAAAGAATAAAATACAGTGAAAAAGGCAGAGAAGTAAAAGTATACAGCGTATGCGACCAGGTGGTTATCGTATCGGCAGGAGGAAAAGACATCCGCCAGATACTGATGAAATATGCTTCAGTATTTGGGCTGTTCATTATAGCAACACTTGTCATAGCGGCGGTTTCATCGTCTCTCCTGTCCGGTTCAGGATACTTTGAAACGTCCCAGCCCCAGGGGGGCTTATCACCACAGGATTCTGTGCAACATGACTTTGGGGCAGAAAATGAAGATTGCCAGTACTTTGCAGCAACCGACGTAACCGCCAACAATAATACCACATCTTCACAGAAAAACATCAGCAGCGAAGGCAGTACGAAAAGTGCAGGTGCAGCTTTTGGAACCGAAACTGTTCAAAACGAAACATTCCAGGAGAAAATGACACCTTGTGAAGACGAAAATAACTTATCTAACATTATTCTTCAAAATACCAAAGAAAGAGAAGGTTTCGATGAAAATATATTATTAATATCGTTCTTTGCCGGCGGATGTGCAATACTTCTGGTTCTTATGGCATATGAATCATACATCTGGAGAAAAGAGAAGAAATACTGGAACAATTTCAAAAAGAGAGAATGA
- the alaS gene encoding alanine--tRNA ligase — protein sequence MLEDEYQLDYFKSQGLVRKICKKCGSAFWTRDPDREVCGDAPCVPYSFIGNPVFKPHSLDEMREAYLSFFEKNGHTRIKRYPVAARWRDDIYLTIASIADFQPYVTSGVVPPPANPLTISQPCIRLNDLDSVGRSGRHLTTFEMMAHHAFNSENEQIYWKDRTVELCDNFLESIGGNLMDVTYKEHPWIGGGNAGPSVEIMISGLEVATLVFMSLGKTKNDKQPVDLEGVPYYPIDLKIVDTGYGLERLVWASKGSPTIYDAIFPEMVNDLMVSAGIEHLLDEPEFTKILGMNAKYAGMMDITGSNLITMRKKVAQNIGVSYEKLQSIMEPVERVYAIADHTRCLAYMLGDCIVPSNVQEGYLARLVIRRTLRMMNEIGMDNELSDLIEAQMKTIGAGTFEQEPSVIREIISNEIGKYNQTMERGTRIVQKISKEYKKQNQAVPLKELMTLYDSHGIPPEIVKDVASKEGEEVELPDNFYSLVADLHSESEEEAKEDPYADIRQRVNALPPTRRLYYEQTSDTEFEAMVIDQFDNYIVLDQTLFYPEGGGQPSDIGCLVSKEAMVKVISTIKIGDVILHKIKESGAIKRGTPIKGVVDEDFRRTMMRHHTATHVLLHAAKEVLGAHIHQAGAQKGYESSRIDLRHFRHITPEELKKIELVANKIVLADLHVYTEWEDRTKAEQKYGFCLYQGGVPPGKEIRIVKVADDIQACAGTHCRSTGEIGSIKIIRVEHVQDGIERIEFAAGMAALKYMQKVEALIDDSSSVLSVQRENLSSSVERFFNEWKEQKKTIENLRNELVELKEKSIHGEDYNGVLIAAYEVNASQKELVSIATNLSNKGGVSLLVSDGDPVHVVVASGVKSVNAGEIVRTVCNILGGKGGGNTGLAQGIGSDRTQIKNALHAGKDLIKKLI from the coding sequence ATGCTCGAAGATGAGTATCAATTAGATTATTTTAAATCTCAGGGACTTGTCAGGAAAATCTGTAAAAAATGCGGTTCTGCTTTTTGGACACGCGATCCTGACCGCGAAGTTTGCGGAGACGCCCCCTGTGTGCCTTACAGTTTTATAGGCAATCCGGTTTTCAAACCGCATTCACTTGATGAGATGCGTGAGGCATATCTTTCATTTTTTGAAAAGAACGGCCACACTAGAATAAAAAGATATCCTGTAGCTGCAAGATGGAGAGATGACATATATTTAACAATTGCATCGATAGCAGACTTTCAGCCGTATGTAACAAGCGGCGTCGTCCCTCCGCCTGCAAACCCTCTTACGATATCACAGCCGTGCATCAGGCTCAACGACCTTGATTCGGTCGGAAGGTCCGGAAGACATCTTACAACCTTCGAGATGATGGCACATCACGCCTTCAATTCTGAAAATGAGCAGATTTACTGGAAAGACAGGACTGTAGAGCTCTGTGATAATTTCCTTGAATCCATCGGCGGAAACCTGATGGACGTAACATACAAGGAACACCCGTGGATAGGTGGAGGAAATGCAGGGCCAAGCGTTGAGATTATGATAAGCGGTCTTGAGGTTGCAACACTTGTCTTCATGAGCCTTGGCAAAACCAAAAACGATAAACAGCCTGTTGACCTTGAAGGCGTCCCATATTACCCTATCGACTTAAAGATTGTCGATACCGGGTACGGCCTTGAGCGTCTTGTCTGGGCGTCCAAAGGGTCGCCTACAATATATGACGCAATTTTCCCGGAAATGGTCAACGACCTTATGGTTTCGGCAGGAATCGAGCACCTTCTCGACGAACCCGAATTTACCAAGATCCTTGGTATGAATGCAAAATATGCAGGCATGATGGATATCACCGGCTCAAACCTCATTACAATGAGGAAAAAGGTTGCACAGAACATCGGTGTCTCCTATGAAAAGCTCCAGTCGATAATGGAGCCTGTAGAGCGGGTATATGCAATCGCTGATCACACAAGATGTCTTGCGTATATGCTCGGAGACTGCATTGTCCCGTCAAATGTACAGGAAGGATACCTTGCACGTCTTGTTATCAGAAGAACGCTTCGCATGATGAACGAAATAGGAATGGACAATGAACTGTCTGACCTCATTGAAGCGCAGATGAAAACAATCGGAGCCGGCACATTCGAGCAGGAACCCTCGGTAATACGTGAAATCATCTCAAACGAAATAGGCAAATACAACCAGACAATGGAGAGGGGAACAAGAATTGTCCAGAAGATTTCAAAGGAATACAAAAAACAGAACCAGGCGGTTCCCCTCAAAGAGCTCATGACACTCTACGATTCTCACGGTATCCCCCCTGAGATTGTAAAAGACGTTGCATCAAAGGAAGGAGAAGAGGTAGAGCTTCCTGACAACTTTTATTCACTTGTTGCGGACCTTCATTCAGAGTCTGAAGAGGAGGCAAAAGAAGACCCTTATGCCGACATCAGGCAGAGAGTGAACGCTCTTCCGCCCACACGCCGTTTATACTACGAGCAGACCTCCGATACCGAATTTGAGGCTATGGTAATCGACCAGTTCGACAATTACATCGTCCTTGACCAGACTCTCTTCTACCCTGAAGGAGGAGGACAGCCTTCGGATATAGGATGCCTTGTCTCAAAAGAGGCAATGGTGAAGGTCATAAGCACTATAAAAATCGGAGACGTCATTCTTCATAAAATAAAAGAAAGCGGTGCTATAAAACGCGGCACGCCGATTAAGGGTGTTGTCGACGAGGACTTCCGCAGGACTATGATGCGCCACCACACGGCAACCCATGTCCTTTTGCATGCGGCAAAGGAGGTCCTTGGTGCACATATCCACCAGGCTGGTGCCCAGAAAGGCTATGAATCGTCGCGTATCGACCTCAGGCATTTCAGGCATATAACGCCGGAGGAACTCAAAAAAATAGAATTAGTCGCAAACAAAATAGTCCTTGCAGACCTTCACGTGTATACCGAATGGGAGGACAGAACAAAAGCTGAACAGAAATATGGTTTCTGTCTCTACCAGGGTGGCGTGCCTCCCGGAAAGGAAATAAGAATCGTCAAGGTAGCTGACGATATCCAGGCATGCGCAGGTACGCACTGCCGCAGCACAGGTGAAATTGGCTCGATAAAAATAATCAGGGTTGAGCACGTCCAGGACGGTATAGAAAGAATAGAATTCGCCGCAGGGATGGCTGCATTAAAGTACATGCAGAAGGTTGAGGCGTTAATAGATGACTCTTCGTCTGTCCTGAGTGTTCAGCGTGAAAACCTGTCGTCATCTGTTGAAAGGTTCTTCAATGAATGGAAGGAACAGAAAAAAACCATTGAAAATCTCAGAAATGAGCTGGTGGAGTTAAAGGAAAAATCCATTCATGGCGAGGATTATAATGGTGTCCTTATTGCAGCTTACGAAGTAAATGCCTCCCAGAAAGAGCTTGTATCAATAGCAACAAACTTGTCCAACAAAGGCGGCGTCAGCCTTCTTGTAAGTGACGGCGATCCGGTTCATGTCGTCGTTGCATCAGGCGTCAAATCAGTAAACGCCGGGGAGATTGTAAGAACCGTATGCAACATTCTCGGAGGAAAAGGCGGAGGCAACACGGGACTTGCACAGGGAATCGGAAGCGACAGGACACAAATAAAAAATGCCCTGCATGCAGGAAAAGATCTCATTAAAAAACTGATCTAA
- a CDS encoding SWIM zinc finger family protein produces MPGTEEDSTKYKKTCEKDFWDRVISIYGRKGENALTAVRENRVLKYLDFFVVIGNSGEYVVEDDFCTCHDFAFRQKECWHILAVRIAKYTKEYTEINKWYQDKWVK; encoded by the coding sequence ATGCCTGGTACAGAAGAAGACTCAACTAAATACAAAAAGACCTGTGAAAAGGATTTTTGGGACAGAGTCATATCTATATACGGCAGAAAAGGCGAAAATGCGTTAACGGCAGTCAGGGAAAACAGGGTCCTGAAATATCTCGATTTTTTTGTTGTTATAGGGAATTCAGGAGAATATGTCGTCGAGGATGACTTCTGCACATGCCATGACTTTGCCTTCAGGCAAAAAGAGTGCTGGCATATCCTTGCTGTCAGAATCGCGAAGTATACAAAAGAGTATACGGAAATAAACAAATGGTACCAGGATAAATGGGTAAAATAG
- a CDS encoding Nif3-like dinuclear metal center hexameric protein: MDIEDFISELNEIAPPEIAEDFDEKRIGLAVEGNREIKKIACALDATEHTVSEAISLKADILVVHHPPIWDPLAKISGRDRKILKKALEGNLNIFAMHTNFDHAESGINDALAELLGLTNTKKMSLGVVGECRHDISEISELLGGNLRIYGDLKKTDIIAVVGGSGFDLELINEAKETGADAFISAELKYNVFLESSLPLIESTHYALESVGMKRLSENKKWTYIEDKPLLTTIP, translated from the coding sequence ATGGATATTGAAGATTTTATAAGTGAACTCAACGAAATCGCGCCTCCTGAAATTGCCGAAGATTTCGATGAAAAAAGAATCGGTCTTGCGGTCGAGGGAAACAGAGAAATCAAAAAAATTGCATGCGCTCTTGATGCGACCGAGCATACCGTATCAGAAGCAATATCACTGAAAGCTGATATTCTTGTCGTCCACCACCCGCCGATATGGGACCCCCTCGCAAAGATTTCCGGAAGAGACAGAAAAATCCTTAAAAAGGCACTTGAAGGTAACCTGAACATCTTTGCAATGCATACCAATTTTGACCATGCAGAATCAGGAATTAACGATGCCCTTGCGGAACTGCTGGGTCTTACAAACACAAAGAAGATGTCCCTCGGAGTGGTCGGAGAATGCAGGCATGATATAAGTGAAATATCAGAGCTTTTAGGTGGAAACCTCAGAATCTACGGGGACCTGAAAAAAACCGACATAATCGCGGTTGTAGGAGGAAGCGGCTTTGACCTGGAACTTATAAACGAAGCAAAAGAGACGGGTGCTGATGCATTTATATCGGCCGAGCTGAAATACAATGTCTTTCTCGAATCATCACTACCCCTGATTGAGTCCACGCATTATGCGCTTGAATCAGTCGGCATGAAAAGACTTTCAGAGAATAAAAAATGGACATACATAGAAGACAAACCTCTTCTCACAACTATTCCGTGA
- a CDS encoding homocysteine biosynthesis protein — MEKSIEEINTKIIDGSARVVTAEEMPDIVAELGEDGALKEVDVVTTGTFGAMCSSGVFFNFGHSDPPIRMEKAWLNDVEAYSGLAAVDAYLGATQESETRGIEYGGAHVLEDLISGKSVELRASSKGTDCYPRKTITTELLLEDLNQATMCNPRNAYQRYDAAINSTDSLLHTYMGTLLPEFGNVSYSGAGCLSPLINDPKLEMIGSGVPIFLCGAKGMVIGQGTQTSPANLFATLMTTGNLKEMSPDFLRAASFTGYGVSIYLGVGVPIPVTNLDVVRNTAIRDEDIKTSIVDYGVPSRNRPGVLEVNYNQLKSGTVELNGEEIRTSSLSSFKKARQVAEELKGWIENGEMTLCLPTRKSDASIRVRPMHESKRTPSVREIMNTNVTCIREEEDIKTAAKQLLRDETNHLPVINSSGKVVGIVTTYDISKAVVRETKKNKVSEIMSKNIVTTTPGEAVDIAAMKLEKNNISALPVVDDDMHLKGLLNAIDLGKLFGRRWMK; from the coding sequence ATGGAAAAGTCCATTGAAGAGATAAATACTAAGATAATAGACGGCTCTGCAAGAGTTGTCACGGCAGAGGAGATGCCTGACATAGTAGCCGAACTTGGTGAAGACGGTGCATTAAAGGAAGTGGACGTCGTTACGACAGGCACTTTCGGCGCTATGTGTTCATCGGGAGTCTTCTTCAATTTTGGACACTCAGATCCCCCTATAAGGATGGAGAAAGCATGGCTCAATGATGTGGAGGCTTATTCAGGTCTTGCAGCTGTAGATGCCTACCTCGGGGCGACACAGGAATCCGAAACAAGAGGAATAGAATACGGTGGTGCCCATGTACTTGAGGATTTGATTTCAGGAAAATCGGTTGAACTCAGGGCTTCATCTAAAGGAACTGACTGTTACCCCAGAAAAACCATTACAACCGAACTTCTCCTGGAAGACTTAAACCAGGCGACTATGTGCAACCCGAGAAATGCATACCAGAGATATGATGCGGCTATAAATTCCACAGACAGTCTTTTGCATACGTATATGGGAACTCTTCTCCCGGAGTTTGGAAACGTAAGCTATTCAGGTGCAGGGTGCCTGTCGCCACTTATAAACGACCCGAAACTTGAGATGATTGGAAGCGGGGTCCCGATATTTTTGTGCGGTGCAAAAGGAATGGTTATAGGTCAGGGGACGCAGACTTCACCTGCAAATCTTTTTGCAACTCTTATGACTACAGGCAACCTTAAGGAGATGTCACCGGATTTCCTGCGTGCAGCTTCTTTCACGGGATATGGCGTCTCAATATACCTCGGTGTAGGCGTCCCGATTCCCGTGACAAACCTGGATGTTGTAAGAAATACCGCAATTCGTGACGAAGATATAAAAACCTCAATAGTCGATTACGGTGTTCCGAGCAGAAACCGTCCCGGGGTTTTGGAGGTAAATTATAACCAACTTAAGAGCGGAACGGTTGAGCTGAACGGCGAGGAGATAAGGACTTCATCACTTTCAAGCTTTAAAAAGGCAAGGCAGGTGGCAGAAGAACTTAAGGGCTGGATCGAAAATGGTGAGATGACCCTATGTCTTCCCACGAGAAAATCAGATGCCTCAATCCGTGTAAGGCCCATGCATGAGTCGAAGAGGACACCATCCGTCAGGGAGATTATGAATACAAATGTCACATGTATAAGAGAAGAGGAGGACATCAAAACAGCTGCAAAACAGCTTCTCCGTGACGAAACGAATCACCTGCCGGTTATAAACAGCTCGGGAAAGGTTGTCGGCATTGTAACCACATACGATATCTCAAAGGCAGTCGTAAGGGAGACGAAAAAGAACAAGGTCTCAGAGATAATGTCAAAGAACATTGTTACGACGACCCCGGGTGAAGCAGTTGACATTGCAGCGATGAAGCTTGAGAAGAACAACATCAGCGCCCTCCCTGTCGTTGATGACGACATGCACCTGAAAGGTCTTTTAAATGCAATAGATCTTGGAAAGCTTTTCGGAAGGAGGTGGATGAAATGA
- a CDS encoding 4Fe-4S binding protein gives MKLLVSFSRKKGFEPLIAKTVMDTQVLINVERANIESMSGEVLIDVPDKDAHKVCKKLREAGADVERLDESVRREEGECVDCGECISICPQEVFYFDEDWSIQMKTDNCVLCGKCITSCPHGALRLLQ, from the coding sequence ATGAAGCTTCTTGTAAGTTTTTCAAGAAAAAAAGGTTTTGAACCGCTTATTGCAAAGACGGTTATGGATACTCAGGTTTTAATCAACGTGGAAAGGGCCAATATAGAATCAATGTCAGGAGAAGTTTTAATTGATGTCCCTGATAAGGATGCACATAAGGTCTGCAAAAAATTAAGAGAGGCCGGTGCGGACGTTGAGAGACTTGACGAGTCGGTAAGGCGCGAGGAGGGAGAATGCGTCGACTGCGGTGAATGCATAAGCATATGTCCGCAGGAGGTCTTTTATTTTGACGAAGACTGGTCTATACAGATGAAAACCGACAACTGCGTTTTATGCGGCAAATGCATAACGTCGTGTCCCCACGGTGCACTCAGGCTTCTCCAGTAA